The nucleotide sequence AACGCTAACCGAAGAACTAGAAATTATTGATAATGTAAGCAATGGTATTGAGGTCGCTTTTGATGATATAAATACTAAATTGTTTATTCAAAAACATTAAAACTATGGCAATGGAATCTAAAAACAGATATTCTGATGCGAATTTAGCAGAGTTTAAAGAGTTAATATTAGAAAAGATAGAGAAAGCACAACATGATTTAGATCTTATTAAGAGTGCTTATATGAACGATCATAATAATGGTACTGAAGATACGTCTCCTACATTTAAAGCATTTGACGAAGGTAGTGCAGTTATGAGTAAAGAGTCTAATTCGCAGTTAGCAATTCGTCAAGAAAAATTTATTCGTGATTTAAAAAACGCACTAATTCGTATCGAGAATAAAACTTATGGTGTTTGTCGTGTAACAGGGAAATTAATAAATAAAGAGCGTTTAAAATTAGTGCCTCATGCAACTTTAAGTATCGAAGCAAAAAATATGCAATAAATATTAATTACAATTATTTGTCACAATATAAAAAGCGTCTCAATTTTGTTATTGGGACGTTTTTATTTTAAAATATAAAACAAACTGAAACAACTTGTTTACATACTAGTTTTAATTTACACAATTCAATTACAAGCTCAAAAAATGATTGAAAAATCAATTTCAGGACAAGGAATTGAAACTATACAAATTGATGGTAACTCTGTTTTTAAAATAAATATTGTCACAGATAAAACAGATGCTATTTCTATAAAAATGAAATCTGAAGGAGAGTTAAGTAGTGATATTATTTTAAGTACACGTAGTGAAAATAAAACATTATTTATATCAAGTAAATTGCAACCTTTATTTGTGAGTGCTAATGATAAATTAAGCGCTCATAAAATAATAGCAACCACACTAGATATTATTATTCCTAGGAATTTAATGCTTTATGTAAAAAGCGATATCGCTACGGTAAAAGCTTTAGGACAATTTACTATTATTGAAGTAGAACTAATTAATGGTAATTGTATACTTGATGAATTTAAAGGAGATGCAATTATTAATACTATTAGTGGTTATATAAAAGTAAACACTAATAATGCTAAAATTAGTGCATATACTAAAAACGGGATTATAACTACAAGTGTGTTAGATAATGGAGATTATTTGTTAAAACTGAATTCTATCAACGGAGACATAGCTGTAGTAAAAACAGAATAATATGATTATTTTCGCTCACTTATTATTAAGATAATATATGTCATTAAAAAAAGCATCTATCATTATTATTTTGGTTTTATTAGTAGACCAAGCTTCTAAAATTTATATTAAAACACATTTTCAATTAGGAGAAGATGTACGTGTTTTTAGTTGGTTTCAGATATTATTTGTCGAAAATGATGGTATGGCTTGGGGGGCAAAACTAAGTGATTTTACATCTTTTATTTCTGATAGAACTGCAAAAGTAATTTTAACTGTATTTAGATTGATTGCTATTATAGGGATAGGATATTGGTTACTTAAATCTGTTAAAAATAATGCTCCAAAAATTCTTGTTGTTGCGATCGCTTTAATTTTTTCTGGAGCTCTAGGGAATATAATAGATTCTGTATTTTATGGTGTTTTGTTTGACGACAGTTTTGGGCAAATAGCATCATTTTTACCAGAAGAGGGGGGTTATGACGGATTGTTATTTGGCAATGTTGTAGATATGTTGCATTTTCCGATGTGGAGTGGTGTATTTCCTGAATGGATGCCATTTTGGGGAGGAAAAGCATTTACTTTTTTTGAACCTGTATTTAATATAGCAGATATGGCTATTAGTACTGGTGTTGGAATGTTACTAGTATTTAATAGGAAAGCGTTTCCAAAAGAAAAGAAAATTGATGTTGAAACAATTTAAAATCTATATACCTTTTTTGGAGTTACACAATAATCCAAAGCCACATCATTAACTTGAATACCATCAATTTTAGATTCTGCTTCAAAAAAAGATAGCCCTATTTTAAGAGTTTTTGATTTACAGGAATTTAAAAAATTGTCATAAAATCCTTTCCCATAGCCAACACGATTTCCACTAATGTCAAAAGCGAGTAAAGGTATAAAAACAACTTCTATTTTATCATCATTAATTTCTATCCCATCCTTTGGTTCTGGAATACCCCAGCTATTTATTTTAATTATAGTGTTATCTGTTAAAAGATAGTTAGTAAGTGTATTGGTTTTAAAATTGCTTTTAGAAATCACTATGTTTTTATCTTTTCCAGAAAGAATGTTTAGAATATAATCGGTATTAATTTCTTTATGAGCTTCAATACTTAAGAAGATATGGTAAAACGAGAATTCCCAAATAGGAAGCTGCAATAATTGATTTGCAATTGATAAGCTTAAATCTTCAATGTTATCGTTATTGAAATCCTTTCGTAGGGCTTTATATTTATCTCGAAGTTTAGTTTTTATCATTAGCAATTTGGGTTGATATATGAAAAAGAGCATCTCCTTGATGTACTATTGGAGCTTCGTTTATATTAAAAATATACCCTGAATTTCCAGCTTTTACATAATAGTGAAATTTTCCGAAAGGATCTGTAATATGCCCAATCACTTCATTTTTTTCAACTAAAGTATTTAATTTTGCTGTAGCACGAAACATACCTGAATGTCTTGCACGAATCCAACGGCTTTCAGAAATAAACGTACACTCTTTTTTGGGCTTTGATATTTTAAATTTTGTGCTGAGCATTTCTAAATGATGTAATACACGTTTTGCCCCATTAACTCCTGTATTTGTAACGGTATCATCAAAATTAAAAGATTTACCACCTTCGAATAAAAGCATAGGAATCCCCAGTTTATAACACGTACTTCTAAATGATTTATTTAAGTTTTTAGAATATAATACAAATGGCGCTCCAAAAGTAGTGGCTAACTCCTTAAGTACAGGTTCTTCTTTTATAATTCTAATATGAGCTGCATTAAATCTATCGGCACTACCTGTATGATAATCTATAATTAAATCTACTTGAGGTATGATTTCGTTAATTAATTTATAAGCTACTTGACTAGCCAAAGAACCTTTTTTACTTCCAGGGAAGACACGATTTAAATCACGTCCATCAGGAAACTCTCGAGACATATTTAAAAACCCCAGCATATTAATTACTGGTATACAAATAATAGTTCCTTTTTTGGGTTTGTTAATTCCTTTAGCTATAATTTGTCTTACAATTTCGACACCATTTACTTCATCACCATGAATTCCTGCAGTAAATAGAACAATTGGCCCTGATTTTTTAGAACGCTCTATAATTACCGGAACGTCAACCATTGTTTGAGTGTGTAATTTGGCAACATTAAAGTTGATTTCACGACGTTCGCCAAGAGCAATCGTTTCTCCAAGTATATGAAGTATATCTGTTTTTGGGCTTGTCATTAATTTCTGTTTCTTTCTATAAATGTGATAATACTACGTGCTATATTTTTATCAGTAGCAGTTTCAATACCCTCTAATCCTGGTGTAGAATTTACTTCTAAAATTAATGGACCTCTTTCAGATTGCAGCATGTCTACACCACAAACAGGTAATTTTAGTGCTCTAGCTGCTTTTATGGCAAGTTTTAATTCAGACTCGCTTAATCGTACATAATCTGCTGTACCACCACGATGTAAGTTAGAACGAAACTCTCCTTCTCTAGCTTGCCGTTTCATTGCACCTACAACTTGTCCGTCAACAATTAAAGCTCTCAAATCAGAACCTTTAGCTTCATCAATATATTCTTGTACAACTACTCGAGCTTGTAATCCATTAAATGCTTCCAGAACAGATTCTGCAGCATTTTTAGTTTCTGCTAATACTACACCTAAACCTTGTGTGCCTTCTAATAACTTTATAATTACTGGAGTTCCACCTACTTGGGCAATAGCTTGCTCTACATCTCGAGAGTAATTTGTAAATACTGTTTTTGGCATACCAACCCCAGCTTTAGTTAATCGCTGTAAACTCCTTAGTTTATCACGCGACCTTATAATAGCTTCAGATGTAGCAATGGTAAATACATTCATCATTTCAAATTGTCTTACTACAGCACAGCCATAAAAGGTAACGGAAGCACCTATTCTTGGTATAATAGCATCAATATCGTTTAAGTAACGCCCTTTATAAAAAATGGTAGGCTTTTCTTTCTCAATAATTAAATCACATTTAAGCGGATCAATGACCTCAATATTATGGCCGCGATTTTCTCCTTCTTCGATGAGTCGTCTTGTAGAATATAAGTTCTCGTTACGAGAGAGAATAACAATGTTCATATCACTTAATAGAGAAAATTACTCTTGCAAGATACTAAAAAAGGGATACGATTTTTACAATACTAAGATTTAATCTACCTTTGGTTTAATGAACGAAACACCTTTAGATATTCAACTAAAAACCTTGCCAAATTCGCCAGGGGTATATCAGTATTTTGATGCAAATAATACTATTATTTATGTTGGAAAAGCAAAGAATTTAAAGAAACGTGTAAGCTCATATTTTACAAAAACACATGAAAATGGTAAAACTAGGGTTCTTGTAAAAAAAATAGCACTTATAAAGCACATTGTTGTTGACACTGAAACAGATGCATTGTTATTAGAGAATAACCTTATTAAAAAGTATCAACCACGATATAATGTATTACTTAAAGACGATAAGTCATACCCATGGATTTGTATTAAAAAAGAACGCTTTCCAAGAGTGTTTCAAACACGTCGATTTATTAAAGATGGTTCAGAGTATTTTGGCCCTTATACTAGTGTAAAAACTGTACATACGTTACTTGATTTAATTAGAGGGCTGTATGCATTACGGACATGTAATTATGATTTGTCTAATGAAAAAGTAACTTCTAAAAAATATAAGGTGTGTTTAGAATATCATTTGGGGAATTGTAAAGGAGCATGTGAGAATCTAGAAACAGAACAATCTTATGACGAAAATATAAAAGCTATAAAGGCTATTTTAAAAGGAAATTTTAAAGATTCTTTACTTCAGTTTAAAAATCAAATGAAATGGTTAGCCGAAGAAATGCGATTTGAAGAAGCTCAAAAAGTAAAAGAAAAAATAGAAATTTTAGAAAATTATCAAGCAAAATCTACCATTGTAAATCCTAAGATTAGTAATGTAGATGTATTTTCTATTGTTAGTGATGAAAGCTATGCTTACATAAATTTTTTACAATTATCGTATGGATCTATTATTCGTTCTCATACATTAGAGATTAGAAAAAAATTAGAAGAAACGGATAAGGAATTGCTTGAACTTGCAATAACTGAAATACGACAACGTTTCAATTCTAGATCCAAAGAAATTTATGTGCCATTTATAGTTAATTTAGGAGATAATTTAAAAATAACGATTCCTAAGCTAGGAGATAAAAAGCATATTTTAGGTTTATCTATTAGAAATGCAAAATACTATCGATTAGAGCGTTTAAAACAAGTAAAAATAACAGATCCAGATAGACATGTAAAACGTATTATGACTCAGATGAAATCTGATTTACGATTAAATGAAGAACCTAGACATATTGAGTGTTTTGATAACTCAAATATACAAGGAACTAATCCGGTAGCGGCATGTGTAGTTTTTAAGAATGGAAAACCCAGTAAAAAGGATTATCGCCATTTTAATATTAAAACTGTAGAAGGCCCCGATGATTTTGCGTCGATGGAAGAAGTTGTTTTTAGGCGTTATAAACGCTTGCTAGATGAAGAGAAATCATTACCACAATTAATTGTTATAGATGGAGGAAAAGGGCAACTATCATCAGCTTTAAAAAGCCTAGATGCTCTTAATTTAAGAGGGAAAATTGCAATTGTTGGAATTGCAAAACGTTTAGAAGAATTATTTTACCCAGAAGACCCAATTCCGTTATATTTGGATAAAAAAAGTGAAACTTTAAAAATTGTACAGCAGCTTCGTAACGAAGCACATCGTTTTGGGATAGAGCATCATCGTAATAGACGAAGTAAAAGTGCATTGAATACAGAGTTAGAAACGATTCCAGGAATTGGAGAAAAAACAATAGTAGATTTGTTGAAACATTTTAAATCTGTTAAACGCGTATCTTATGCAAAACTAGATGAGTTAGAAGATGTAGTAGGTTTTTCTAGAGCACAAAAAATATATAACTATTATAATAAAACTTAAATAGAATTCGGCTAACATATCAAATGAAAAAACTATTAATACTATTATCATTATGCTATACTTGCGTGTTATTTGCGCAAAAGCAAAGTAATGATGATATTAAGATAGGCTTAGTGTTAAGCGGAGGTGGAGCAAAAGGATTTGCACATATAGGAGTTTTAAAAGTAATTGATAGCTTAGGAATTAAAATTGATTATATCTCTGGGACAAGCATGGGAGCTGTTGTTGGGGCATTATATGCCTCTGGATATTCAGGAAAACAGTTAGACTCTATTTTTTCAAGACTTACATTTAATGAGGTTGTAAATGATGAAGTACCTAGAGCTTCAAAAACATTTTATGAGCGAGATAATTCTGAGAGGCATGCAATTACACTTCCATTTGATAAGTTTAAAATACAACTACCTAGTGGTATTTCTAAAGGACAAAATATATTTGATTTATTTACCAAATTAACTTTTCACGTTAACGAAATTAATGATTATGAGAAATTGCCAATTCCATTTTTTTGTATTGCAACTAATGTAGAGACAGGAGTACAAGTAATTTTGGATAAAGGTATTTTGGCAGAATCAATTTCTGCGAGTAGTGCATTTCCATCCCTCTATCAGCCAATTATTATTGATGATATGGTGCTTATTGATGGAGGTGTTGCAAATAATTACCCTATAGAAGAGCTTAAAGCTAAAGGAATGGATGTAATTATTGGTATAGATGTGCAAGATGACTTAGCGAATAGAAATGATTTAAAAACTGGCCCAGATATTTTATTACAAATTAATAATTATAGAACGACCAGTGCTATGAAAAAAAAATCTAAACTCACAGATATTTATATCAGACCTGATATTACAGATTTTACAGTTGTATCTTTTGGAGATGGAAAAGAAATTATTGAGAAAGGAAGGTTAGCTGCAAACAAATCAATCGAACAATTAAAAAACTTACAGAAAACAAATCATAATTATATACCACCAACTTACATTAAACACCCAGATAGTATTAAAATAAATAACATTACTATAGCTGGTAATAAAAACTATACGCGTTCTTATATTTTAGGAAAACTCAAAATTAAATCAGGAGAAAAAATAAGTTACAATGATTTTGAAAAAGGAGTAAGTAATATTGTTGCTACAGATAATTTTGAAAGTTTTTTATACGATTTTAAACCTGATGGAAATGGCTTTAAGCTTAATATAAAATTAAGGGAAAGTAAGTTTACCACGTTTTTAAAATTAGGGGCCCATTTTGATGATTTATATAAAAGCGGAGCTCTGGTAAATGTTACTAAAAATAGATTGTTATTTAATAATGATGTAGCTACCTTAGATCTTGTTTTTGGAGATAATTTAAGGTATGATTTTGAATATTATATTGATAAAGGGTTTTATTGGAGCATTGGTTTAAAATCTAGGTATAATGAGTTTGATAAGGGCGTAAATATCGATTTGTTTTCTGATAACATTCTTGCTCCAGGAATAAATCAATTAAATATAGATTTAAGTGATCAAACCAATCAAATATACTTGCAAACATTATTTAGAAAAGATTTTTCCTTAAAATTAGGAGCTGAGCATAAACGATTAAAAATCACATCTGAAACTTTTTTAAATAATCCAGATCCAAATATTACTGAAACGACTTTTGAAAATAGCGATTTTGTGAGTGTTTTTGGGAATTTAAAATTTGATACTTTAGATGATAAATTCTTTCCTAAAGAAGGTTTTTTATTTGATGGCGATTTTCATTTGTATTTGGCATCTTCAGATTTCAATAACAATTTTTCACAATTTTCTATTGCAAAAGCTAATATTGCTTATGTAAAGAGTTTTGGCAGTAAATTAGCAGTAACAGTAGGTTCTGAAGGTGGTTTTAGAGTTGGAGAAGACTCTAACAGATCGTTAAGTTTTATATTAGGAGGCTATGGTAATAACTTCATTAATAATTTCACATCATTTTATGGTTATGATTTTCTGTCTTTAAATGGTAATAGCTTTGTAAAGGGACTTATTAATATCGACTATGAAATCTTTAATAAACATCATGTAAATGTTGCTGCTAATTATGCTAATGTAGAAGATGATCTTTTTAGTACTGGAGAGTGGTTTTCTGTGCCGGATTTTAGTGGTTATGCCTTAGGCTATGGTATTGAAACTCTTATTGGTCCAGTAGAATTTAAATTTACATGGTCTCCAGAGACTAAGCGAAGCGAATTGTTTTTTGCTGTAGGGTATTGGTTTTAAAAAACATCAATTTAAATAAATCGAAATTTTTCACGATATTTGTATTAAATGAATCTTATGAAACCATTTTGGTCAGATTTATTAATATACCTTCATTATCTTATCAAGAGAAATCCTGAATAAGCAGGCATTTTTATGTTTTTTTAAAACAGTTAAACAATAATCGATTTAATT is from Flavobacteriaceae bacterium and encodes:
- a CDS encoding TraR/DksA family transcriptional regulator, which gives rise to MAMESKNRYSDANLAEFKELILEKIEKAQHDLDLIKSAYMNDHNNGTEDTSPTFKAFDEGSAVMSKESNSQLAIRQEKFIRDLKNALIRIENKTYGVCRVTGKLINKERLKLVPHATLSIEAKNMQ
- a CDS encoding lipoprotein signal peptidase, with translation MSLKKASIIIILVLLVDQASKIYIKTHFQLGEDVRVFSWFQILFVENDGMAWGAKLSDFTSFISDRTAKVILTVFRLIAIIGIGYWLLKSVKNNAPKILVVAIALIFSGALGNIIDSVFYGVLFDDSFGQIASFLPEEGGYDGLLFGNVVDMLHFPMWSGVFPEWMPFWGGKAFTFFEPVFNIADMAISTGVGMLLVFNRKAFPKEKKIDVETI
- a CDS encoding 5-formyltetrahydrofolate cyclo-ligase, translating into MIKTKLRDKYKALRKDFNNDNIEDLSLSIANQLLQLPIWEFSFYHIFLSIEAHKEINTDYILNILSGKDKNIVISKSNFKTNTLTNYLLTDNTIIKINSWGIPEPKDGIEINDDKIEVVFIPLLAFDISGNRVGYGKGFYDNFLNSCKSKTLKIGLSFFEAESKIDGIQVNDVALDYCVTPKKVYRF
- a CDS encoding succinylglutamate desuccinylase: MTSPKTDILHILGETIALGERREINFNVAKLHTQTMVDVPVIIERSKKSGPIVLFTAGIHGDEVNGVEIVRQIIAKGINKPKKGTIICIPVINMLGFLNMSREFPDGRDLNRVFPGSKKGSLASQVAYKLINEIIPQVDLIIDYHTGSADRFNAAHIRIIKEEPVLKELATTFGAPFVLYSKNLNKSFRSTCYKLGIPMLLFEGGKSFNFDDTVTNTGVNGAKRVLHHLEMLSTKFKISKPKKECTFISESRWIRARHSGMFRATAKLNTLVEKNEVIGHITDPFGKFHYYVKAGNSGYIFNINEAPIVHQGDALFHISTQIANDKN
- a CDS encoding 30S ribosomal protein S6--L-glutamate ligase translates to MNIVILSRNENLYSTRRLIEEGENRGHNIEVIDPLKCDLIIEKEKPTIFYKGRYLNDIDAIIPRIGASVTFYGCAVVRQFEMMNVFTIATSEAIIRSRDKLRSLQRLTKAGVGMPKTVFTNYSRDVEQAIAQVGGTPVIIKLLEGTQGLGVVLAETKNAAESVLEAFNGLQARVVVQEYIDEAKGSDLRALIVDGQVVGAMKRQAREGEFRSNLHRGGTADYVRLSESELKLAIKAARALKLPVCGVDMLQSERGPLILEVNSTPGLEGIETATDKNIARSIITFIERNRN
- the uvrC gene encoding excinuclease ABC subunit UvrC; protein product: MNETPLDIQLKTLPNSPGVYQYFDANNTIIYVGKAKNLKKRVSSYFTKTHENGKTRVLVKKIALIKHIVVDTETDALLLENNLIKKYQPRYNVLLKDDKSYPWICIKKERFPRVFQTRRFIKDGSEYFGPYTSVKTVHTLLDLIRGLYALRTCNYDLSNEKVTSKKYKVCLEYHLGNCKGACENLETEQSYDENIKAIKAILKGNFKDSLLQFKNQMKWLAEEMRFEEAQKVKEKIEILENYQAKSTIVNPKISNVDVFSIVSDESYAYINFLQLSYGSIIRSHTLEIRKKLEETDKELLELAITEIRQRFNSRSKEIYVPFIVNLGDNLKITIPKLGDKKHILGLSIRNAKYYRLERLKQVKITDPDRHVKRIMTQMKSDLRLNEEPRHIECFDNSNIQGTNPVAACVVFKNGKPSKKDYRHFNIKTVEGPDDFASMEEVVFRRYKRLLDEEKSLPQLIVIDGGKGQLSSALKSLDALNLRGKIAIVGIAKRLEELFYPEDPIPLYLDKKSETLKIVQQLRNEAHRFGIEHHRNRRSKSALNTELETIPGIGEKTIVDLLKHFKSVKRVSYAKLDELEDVVGFSRAQKIYNYYNKT
- a CDS encoding patatin, giving the protein MKKLLILLSLCYTCVLFAQKQSNDDIKIGLVLSGGGAKGFAHIGVLKVIDSLGIKIDYISGTSMGAVVGALYASGYSGKQLDSIFSRLTFNEVVNDEVPRASKTFYERDNSERHAITLPFDKFKIQLPSGISKGQNIFDLFTKLTFHVNEINDYEKLPIPFFCIATNVETGVQVILDKGILAESISASSAFPSLYQPIIIDDMVLIDGGVANNYPIEELKAKGMDVIIGIDVQDDLANRNDLKTGPDILLQINNYRTTSAMKKKSKLTDIYIRPDITDFTVVSFGDGKEIIEKGRLAANKSIEQLKNLQKTNHNYIPPTYIKHPDSIKINNITIAGNKNYTRSYILGKLKIKSGEKISYNDFEKGVSNIVATDNFESFLYDFKPDGNGFKLNIKLRESKFTTFLKLGAHFDDLYKSGALVNVTKNRLLFNNDVATLDLVFGDNLRYDFEYYIDKGFYWSIGLKSRYNEFDKGVNIDLFSDNILAPGINQLNIDLSDQTNQIYLQTLFRKDFSLKLGAEHKRLKITSETFLNNPDPNITETTFENSDFVSVFGNLKFDTLDDKFFPKEGFLFDGDFHLYLASSDFNNNFSQFSIAKANIAYVKSFGSKLAVTVGSEGGFRVGEDSNRSLSFILGGYGNNFINNFTSFYGYDFLSLNGNSFVKGLINIDYEIFNKHHVNVAANYANVEDDLFSTGEWFSVPDFSGYALGYGIETLIGPVEFKFTWSPETKRSELFFAVGYWF